A single Verrucomicrobiia bacterium DNA region contains:
- the nadA gene encoding quinolinate synthase NadA, protein MTVTSEVEPVDLGELQLRPAMSPEKFGPLAAEVFELKKQLNAVILAHNYQVAEIQEVADYVGDSLGLAQQAARTDARVIVFCGVHFMAETAKILNPDKIVVLPDKNAGCSLEASCPAPKLAELQATNPNFWTIAYINCSAAVKALSDVIVTSGSAEKIVRAAPKDKDLLFVPDQNLGEWVIEQTGRPMTLWKGNCYLHVDFQRAALLRARKKYPDAKIVVHPESLREVRQLADIVCSTQKMIDFCKTDPAKQFVIVTESGIITRLQKECPDKQFFCTPTEDVNNMPADRCRCSECKFMKMNTLEKVRDCMKNLAPRVELPEDVLQRARLPIDRMLEICARPA, encoded by the coding sequence ATGACTGTAACTAGCGAAGTCGAGCCGGTGGACTTGGGCGAACTGCAATTGCGCCCGGCTATGAGTCCGGAAAAATTCGGGCCGCTGGCCGCGGAAGTGTTCGAACTCAAGAAGCAACTCAACGCCGTCATCCTCGCGCATAATTATCAGGTCGCCGAAATCCAGGAAGTCGCGGATTACGTCGGCGACTCGCTCGGCCTCGCCCAGCAAGCCGCGCGCACGGACGCCCGCGTCATCGTCTTCTGCGGCGTGCATTTCATGGCCGAGACCGCCAAGATTCTTAACCCGGATAAAATCGTCGTCCTGCCGGACAAAAATGCGGGTTGCTCGTTGGAAGCCAGTTGCCCCGCGCCCAAACTCGCCGAATTGCAGGCCACCAATCCGAACTTTTGGACCATCGCCTACATCAACTGTAGCGCGGCAGTGAAAGCGCTATCCGACGTGATTGTCACTAGTGGCAGCGCCGAAAAAATCGTCCGGGCCGCGCCCAAAGACAAGGACTTGCTGTTCGTGCCCGACCAAAATCTTGGCGAATGGGTGATCGAGCAGACCGGTCGGCCGATGACCTTATGGAAGGGCAACTGTTACCTGCACGTAGATTTCCAACGTGCCGCCCTACTCCGCGCTCGGAAAAAATATCCGGACGCCAAAATCGTGGTGCATCCGGAGAGCTTGCGCGAAGTCCGCCAACTGGCCGACATCGTCTGCTCGACGCAGAAGATGATTGATTTCTGCAAAACTGATCCGGCCAAACAGTTCGTCATCGTCACCGAATCCGGGATCATCACGCGCCTGCAAAAGGAATGTCCGGACAAGCAGTTTTTCTGCACGCCCACGGAAGACGTGAACAACATGCCCGCCGACCGCTGCCGCTGCAGCGAGTGCAAATTCATGAAGATGAACACACTTGAGAAAGTGCGCGACTGCATGAAAAACCTCGCGCCCCGGGTCGAATTACCGGAAGACGTGCTCCAACGCGCGCGCCTGCCGATTGATCGCATGTTGGAAATCTGCGCGCGCCCCGCTTAA
- a CDS encoding putative manganese-dependent inorganic diphosphatase, with protein MNEILVIGHRNPDTDAICSAIGYAEFKRRTGMPEAVAARCGDTNDRIDFVLNEFGVAAPKFVADVSPKVRDVMQTRILSVTPETTAAAALGLMDERGVRILPVLDDDRRCRGLLSLFKLSKFLFPAANRLVDSRRVLSSLSNLAQTLHGDLLIAHDPDQEEDLTLMIGAMSVESFSRRLDTFARNKLIIVVGDRWDIQNLAIREGVRALVVTGGLKVEEKTFAAAREKKISLISSPHDTATTAALCRAAVAVRHVLNEEFQSFREHAPLTAVRDEAAGSGYKIFPVLDQQGETVGILSKTDFLKTVNRKLILVDHNELSQAVPGAEEVEILEIIDHHRISPMSTDQPILFRNEPVGSTSTIVADCFFRQGVELPKAIAGLLLAGLVSDTLNLTSPTTTARDVEVLRKLEEVAAVNARTFTEKLFASGSLLTLQAAPKAITTDCKEYAEGRQSFSVAQIEETGFDQFWKRKQELLTALADYRLRHQYLFSALLVTDVTTQNSLLVVAGNDDFLARIDYPKLESGIFNLRTVVSRKKQLLPFLTHCLRRLRVES; from the coding sequence ATGAATGAAATTCTGGTCATTGGACATCGTAATCCGGATACGGATGCGATCTGTTCCGCCATTGGTTACGCGGAGTTTAAGCGCCGCACCGGCATGCCGGAAGCGGTGGCGGCGCGTTGTGGTGATACCAACGACCGGATTGATTTTGTCCTGAACGAGTTTGGCGTTGCGGCCCCGAAGTTCGTCGCGGACGTCTCGCCCAAGGTGCGCGACGTGATGCAAACGCGCATTCTCAGTGTGACGCCGGAGACCACGGCTGCGGCGGCCTTGGGTTTGATGGATGAACGCGGCGTTCGGATTTTGCCGGTGCTCGATGACGACCGCAGGTGTCGCGGATTGTTGTCGTTGTTCAAGCTGAGCAAGTTTCTGTTTCCGGCCGCCAATCGGTTGGTGGATTCGCGGCGGGTGTTGTCGTCGTTGTCCAATCTGGCGCAGACCTTGCATGGGGACTTGCTGATTGCACATGATCCGGATCAGGAGGAAGACCTGACGCTGATGATCGGCGCCATGAGCGTGGAATCTTTTTCGCGACGGCTCGATACTTTCGCGCGAAATAAACTGATCATCGTGGTGGGGGATCGCTGGGACATTCAAAATCTGGCGATTCGCGAAGGGGTGCGCGCGTTGGTGGTGACGGGCGGTTTGAAGGTGGAGGAAAAAACCTTCGCCGCCGCCCGGGAGAAAAAAATCAGTTTGATTTCGTCGCCGCACGATACCGCCACCACGGCGGCGTTGTGTCGCGCGGCGGTGGCGGTGCGACATGTGTTGAATGAGGAATTCCAGAGCTTTCGCGAACATGCGCCGCTGACCGCCGTGCGCGATGAGGCCGCCGGATCGGGGTACAAGATTTTTCCCGTGTTGGATCAACAGGGCGAGACGGTGGGGATTTTATCCAAAACGGATTTCCTCAAGACGGTGAATCGCAAGCTGATCCTGGTGGACCACAACGAGCTTTCGCAGGCCGTGCCGGGCGCGGAGGAAGTCGAGATTTTGGAGATCATTGACCATCATCGCATCAGTCCGATGAGCACGGACCAGCCGATTTTGTTTCGGAACGAACCCGTCGGCTCAACCAGCACCATCGTGGCGGATTGCTTTTTCCGGCAGGGCGTGGAATTGCCCAAGGCGATCGCCGGATTGTTGCTGGCGGGATTGGTTTCCGACACCTTGAATCTGACTTCGCCGACGACCACGGCGCGCGATGTGGAAGTGTTGCGAAAGCTGGAAGAGGTGGCCGCCGTCAATGCGCGGACGTTCACCGAAAAGCTGTTCGCCTCGGGATCGCTGTTGACGTTGCAAGCCGCGCCCAAGGCCATCACCACGGATTGCAAGGAATACGCCGAAGGCCGCCAGTCCTTCAGTGTGGCGCAGATTGAGGAGACGGGTTTTGATCAGTTCTGGAAGCGCAAACAAGAGTTGCTGACGGCGTTGGCGGATTATCGGCTGCGCCATCAGTACCTGTTCTCGGCGTTGCTTGTGACGGATGTGACCACGCAGAATTCTCTACTGGTGGTGGCGGGCAATGACGATTTCCTGGCCCGCATTGATTATCCAAAACTGGAGTCCGGCATTTTCAATCTGCGAACGGTGGTGTCCCGGAAAAAACAGTTGTTGCCGTTCCTCACGCATTGTTTGCGGCGGTTGCGGGTTGAGAGCTGA